The Pseudomonas azotoformans genome has a segment encoding these proteins:
- a CDS encoding sensor histidine kinase produces the protein MADTPASLAAEVQRLRLETDALRTELDETNQGVLALYAELDTQADQLRQASDLKSRFLSYMSHEFRTPLGSILSITSLLADELDGPLSPEQHTQVSFIRSSARELREMVDDLLDLAKIEAGRISISPAWFDMFDLFSALRGMFRPIADASSVDLIFEEPSGLPKLYTDDKKLAQILRNFISNALKFTAQGEVRVSARMENAHEIRFAVQDTGLGIPTELHSNLFEDFSQIDSPLQKRLRGTGLGLSLCKRFAELLGGRVGVESTPGVGSLFFVIIPFSLASETVDET, from the coding sequence ATGGCTGACACCCCTGCCTCGCTCGCCGCAGAAGTGCAACGCCTTCGCCTGGAGACAGATGCCCTGCGCACTGAACTGGACGAAACCAACCAGGGCGTTCTAGCGCTGTATGCCGAACTGGACACCCAAGCCGACCAACTGCGCCAGGCATCGGACCTCAAAAGCCGCTTTCTGTCCTACATGAGCCATGAGTTCCGCACACCGCTGGGCTCGATCCTGAGTATTACCAGTCTGCTGGCCGATGAGCTGGACGGCCCGTTGAGCCCGGAACAGCATACCCAGGTCAGCTTCATCCGCAGTTCTGCGCGCGAACTGCGCGAGATGGTCGACGACCTGCTGGACCTGGCCAAGATCGAGGCCGGGCGCATTAGTATTTCCCCGGCCTGGTTCGATATGTTCGACCTGTTCTCGGCGTTGCGCGGCATGTTCCGGCCGATTGCCGATGCAAGCTCGGTGGACCTGATCTTCGAAGAGCCGTCCGGCCTGCCCAAGCTCTACACCGATGACAAAAAGCTGGCGCAGATTCTGCGTAACTTCATCTCCAATGCACTGAAGTTCACGGCGCAAGGCGAAGTGCGGGTCTCGGCGCGCATGGAGAATGCACACGAAATCCGTTTTGCCGTGCAGGACACTGGCCTGGGTATTCCCACCGAGTTGCACAGTAATCTGTTCGAAGACTTTTCCCAGATTGACTCGCCGCTGCAGAAACGTCTACGCGGCACCGGCCTGGGCCTGTCGCTGTGCAAGCGTTTCGCCGAATTGCTGGGTGGCCGGGTGGGCGTGGAAAGCACACCTGGGGTGGGCTCGCTGTTCTTTGTGATCATTCCCTTTTCCCTCGCCAGCGAGACCGTCGATGAAACGTGA